From Pseudobythopirellula maris:
TCGGGGTGGTGCGGCTCGCCCGGCATGTCGGTGTTGCTGAGCTTCGCCCAGAAGCGGGCGTCGTCGACCAGCTTCGTGGCGGCCGTGTGGTCCGGGTGGGCGTCGACCCAATAGGGGGCGAAGAGCCAGCGGGGCCGCGTTTGGCGGATCACGCCGGCGAGCTTGGCGCGGTTCTCCAAGGTCGGCTCGAGCGAGCGGTTCGGCAGGCCGAGGTTCTCGCGCCAGGCTAGCCCGAGGATCTCGGTGGCGGCGGCCGTCTCCTGCTTGCGCAGCGCGGGCGAGCCGTGCGGCGTCGGCTCGCCGCTGGTCAGGTCCAACACGCCGACCTTCAGGCCCTCGGCCTGCATGCGAAGGATGCCGCCAGCGCAGCCGAGCTCGGCGTCGTCGGGATGTGGGGCAATAACAAGGGCGTCGAGCATGGCGCGAAAGGGGAAAGTGGAAAGCGGAAAAAACCTGAGCCGCACACGAAGTCTGAGCCGCGCACGAAGATAAGTCCGCCGCAGGCGGATAAACTTCGCATCCGGAGCCAGTCGGAGAGAAATCAGCATAACGCTAGCAACGACTGGCGTGGACAGGGGGTCGCGGTTCTGCGATTTTTCGTGGCCGTT
This genomic window contains:
- the bshB1 gene encoding bacillithiol biosynthesis deacetylase BshB1, which codes for MLDALVIAPHPDDAELGCAGGILRMQAEGLKVGVLDLTSGEPTPHGSPALRKQETAAATEILGLAWRENLGLPNRSLEPTLENRAKLAGVIRQTRPRWLFAPYWVDAHPDHTAATKLVDDARFWAKLSNTDMPGEPHHPERIYNYYCVHLKMAPQPSFVLDISEHWEKKLASIRAYESQFITGRPAQPFSFIEKLRDEASYWGKTIGVAYGEPYAAREPLGLTGFGGLL